Proteins from a genomic interval of Paenibacillus sp. FSL H8-0048:
- a CDS encoding polysaccharide deacetylase family protein has translation MQTLLLWLFYISTFYAFIPGMISRLFGYRVFRRGIGRTDYGLTFDDGPDPHYTPLLLDLLKRYNAKATFFVVGSHAEQHPEIIKRMHDEGHLIGIHNYVHKTNWLMRPATVRKQIDKTDEIIFSITGERSTYYRPPWGIVNLFDFSKRRQVQIVLWSAMFGDWKEKLGAEKLTEKLIAKLGPGEVLLLHDCGTTIGADPNAPEHMLIALERMLAEAERRGLRSVRIDEMIKAVQRSPITHLSFGKRLLVGLWLAWEKLFQLMFQLKTITPADPFLHYRLRKYQGNTVLMDNGETLSKGDKVIELHIDNRQLFELGVHSRSPAQLAIRMIRRMEKDLPLLAVHIAGDLELAEAKALYGVSMINRGPEKFGFMVVDLPSGLFARSTKFYLSVLLRVIHPSGGARLKVRSEVLVPKMMLMPVSQLLNQMNQRRPQKPVERVHEEELTLEAELPGATVVH, from the coding sequence ATGCAGACTTTGCTGCTCTGGCTATTTTACATCTCGACCTTTTATGCCTTTATACCCGGTATGATCAGCCGTTTATTTGGTTATCGTGTGTTCCGCAGAGGGATTGGGCGTACGGATTACGGCCTGACCTTCGATGACGGGCCTGACCCGCATTATACACCGCTGCTGCTGGATCTGCTTAAACGCTACAATGCGAAGGCGACATTTTTTGTCGTTGGCTCACACGCGGAGCAGCATCCCGAGATCATCAAGCGTATGCACGATGAAGGGCATTTGATCGGTATTCATAATTATGTGCACAAGACGAACTGGCTGATGCGTCCCGCTACGGTGAGGAAGCAGATTGACAAGACGGACGAGATCATCTTCTCCATTACCGGCGAGCGCAGCACTTATTACCGTCCTCCCTGGGGAATCGTGAACCTGTTCGACTTCTCCAAGCGCCGTCAGGTGCAGATTGTACTGTGGTCGGCGATGTTCGGCGACTGGAAGGAGAAGCTTGGAGCGGAAAAGCTGACCGAGAAGCTCATTGCGAAGCTCGGTCCGGGTGAGGTGCTGCTGCTGCATGACTGCGGGACGACGATCGGCGCCGATCCGAATGCGCCGGAGCATATGCTGATTGCGCTGGAACGGATGCTCGCCGAAGCTGAGCGGCGCGGACTGCGCAGCGTCCGGATTGACGAGATGATCAAGGCGGTGCAGCGCTCCCCGATCACGCATTTATCCTTCGGCAAACGGCTGCTTGTCGGATTGTGGCTGGCGTGGGAGAAGCTGTTCCAGCTAATGTTCCAGCTTAAGACGATCACTCCGGCAGATCCGTTCCTGCATTACCGCCTGCGCAAGTATCAGGGCAATACGGTGCTGATGGACAACGGCGAGACCTTGAGCAAAGGCGACAAGGTCATTGAACTCCACATCGACAACAGGCAGCTGTTCGAGCTGGGGGTTCATTCCCGTTCTCCGGCTCAGCTGGCGATCCGCATGATCCGCCGGATGGAGAAGGATCTGCCGCTGCTCGCCGTGCATATTGCCGGTGATCTCGAGCTGGCCGAAGCGAAGGCGCTCTACGGCGTGAGTATGATCAACCGCGGGCCGGAGAAATTCGGTTTCATGGTGGTGGACCTGCCCAGCGGTCTGTTCGCCCGCTCGACCAAATTCTATCTAAGTGTTCTGCTTAGGGTCATCCATCCCTCAGGCGGGGCAAGGCTCAAGGTACGCAGTGAGGTACTGGTGCCCAAGATGATGCTGATGCCGGTATCGCAGCTGCTCAACCAGATGAACCAGCGGCGTCCGCAGAAGCCGGTGGAGCGGGTACACGAAGAGGAACTGACGCTTGAAGCTGAGCTGCCCGGAGCAACGGTGGTTCATTGA
- a CDS encoding AI-2E family transporter — MLPLYKKYWRTFFDIGLVVLTVYLVMLGFSKLYQLAAPVFLSFFVFLLIEPLARFLNRKGMAKPFASAISVVLFLVILLGVLFGAGLLITTQAIHLQNNLPKYTYVVQQHFTETTTYLQHKIDSLPSDVTDKLNGYFTDATNILSKWMVAFFKYMVGVLGSFSSFMANFGIAIILAFFLSMEIKDWRRIAHEKLPKTFKTAYAFLQGNVFKAIGSYIKAQMILISITFVIILAGLLILRTGNVLTIALVCALVDLLPLLGVPAVLIPWIIYLFIVGNTSLAIGLIVLLAVVMVVRQLLEPKITGNSIGVSSAFLMLSFVILSSSLFGIAGLILSPILLILLKELLQQGYLQQWIYLPQEEFVVSPFAASGTSTAGAPVNSGNGPAGNAEPDTQPAGPNPQAPVDPPSRPDNSSNT; from the coding sequence ATGCTGCCGCTGTACAAAAAATATTGGCGCACCTTTTTCGACATTGGGCTGGTTGTTCTAACCGTATATTTAGTGATGCTCGGCTTCAGCAAATTGTACCAGCTGGCTGCGCCGGTGTTCCTGTCCTTTTTTGTCTTTCTGCTGATTGAGCCGCTGGCCCGCTTCCTGAACCGCAAAGGAATGGCCAAGCCCTTCGCCTCCGCGATCTCAGTGGTGCTCTTCCTGGTCATCCTGCTGGGCGTCTTGTTCGGTGCCGGGCTACTGATTACGACCCAGGCGATTCACCTCCAGAATAATCTGCCCAAATATACATACGTGGTCCAGCAGCATTTCACAGAGACTACGACCTATCTTCAGCACAAAATCGATTCGCTTCCATCCGATGTGACGGATAAGCTAAATGGCTATTTCACAGATGCCACCAATATTCTCTCGAAGTGGATGGTCGCCTTCTTCAAGTATATGGTCGGGGTGCTTGGCTCTTTCTCCTCCTTTATGGCTAACTTCGGGATTGCGATCATTCTCGCCTTTTTCCTCAGTATGGAGATTAAGGACTGGCGCCGGATTGCCCACGAGAAGCTGCCGAAGACGTTCAAGACGGCCTACGCCTTCCTGCAGGGGAATGTGTTCAAGGCGATCGGTTCTTATATCAAAGCACAGATGATCCTGATCAGCATCACCTTCGTCATCATTCTTGCCGGTCTGCTGATTCTCCGCACGGGCAATGTCCTGACCATAGCACTGGTCTGCGCACTGGTCGATCTGCTGCCGCTGCTCGGCGTACCTGCGGTGCTGATCCCTTGGATCATCTATCTGTTCATTGTCGGCAATACGTCGCTTGCTATCGGACTCATCGTTTTGCTGGCAGTGGTAATGGTGGTAAGACAGCTGCTGGAGCCCAAAATCACAGGGAATTCAATCGGTGTCTCCTCTGCCTTCCTGATGCTCTCCTTCGTGATTCTGTCCTCTTCCCTGTTTGGGATTGCAGGCCTCATTCTCTCGCCGATTCTGCTGATTTTGCTTAAGGAGCTGCTCCAGCAGGGATATCTCCAGCAGTGGATCTATCTGCCGCAGGAGGAATTCGTCGTCTCGCCCTTCGCGGCCTCGGGGACATCTACGGCAGGTGCTCCCGTAAACAGCGGAAATGGTCCGGCCGGGAATGCAGAGCCTGATACGCAGCCTGCCGGTCCAAATCCTCAGGCTCCGGTTGATCCGCCTTCCAGACCCGACAACAGCTCGAACACCTGA
- a CDS encoding peptidoglycan D,D-transpeptidase FtsI family protein encodes MHKLIHKRIFWGCLILCMLLAGLIIRLAWVQLLLKDSVVSGTRYTVAQMAELQSERETVLDSGRGRLYAKNGEALAGETVWTAALFPPEEELHRHHGAGEYNDDQQLHRLAEILGVSYSQLQERRLGLKEPLLWPSGQGTGPLALTLPQAREVEALAIEGVRALPFARRYNGSASGRQWLGYLSEASGAAIAQSPTGLRIPRTGTDGLEKTLEPLLQGVGHTEAVAQVDARGNRVPGSPITIKAPGNPYYPLSLYTTINLKLQESLEQLAAEAGVKEGAIVVMDSRSGDIAAMVSLPFYNPEQVSPQGGEWNNRALQAAAPGSIFKIVTAAAALEAGLTAPEEPFFCAGAYGKYGLSCPHGKEHGALSLKQGFAVSCNTVFATLAERLSGVKLQATALALGLGRSIGWQAENTLGLPLLRPLAGEQPGTIFSTLLPDDGGARVQTAIGQRDVRITPLQAANLVVTLLHGGEVRAPRILERVAFANGQTLKELPGHLAPAPEGRISPATARVLLGMLRSVVTEGTGRMLNSSAWPLAGKSGTAQTLVHGTPRNNQWFIGYGPVDQPKYAVSVAIENVAPDSPQAATRLFGQVFELLSGLEGGSTGA; translated from the coding sequence TTGCACAAGCTGATTCATAAACGTATATTCTGGGGATGCCTGATCCTGTGTATGCTGCTGGCAGGCTTGATAATCAGGCTCGCCTGGGTACAATTGCTGCTCAAGGATAGTGTAGTAAGCGGCACCCGTTACACGGTAGCTCAGATGGCCGAGCTGCAAAGTGAGCGGGAGACCGTGCTGGATAGCGGAAGAGGGCGGCTGTATGCGAAGAACGGGGAGGCGCTGGCCGGAGAGACGGTCTGGACCGCTGCGCTGTTCCCGCCGGAGGAGGAGCTTCACCGGCATCATGGTGCCGGTGAATATAACGATGACCAGCAGCTTCACCGGCTGGCGGAGATTCTTGGCGTCAGCTACAGTCAGCTGCAAGAAAGACGGCTGGGGCTGAAGGAGCCGCTGCTCTGGCCTTCCGGCCAAGGCACCGGTCCGCTGGCTCTGACGCTACCGCAGGCTAGAGAGGTAGAGGCGCTTGCCATCGAAGGCGTCAGGGCGCTGCCTTTTGCCCGCAGATATAACGGGTCTGCCTCCGGCCGCCAGTGGCTCGGTTATCTGTCTGAAGCTTCGGGTGCAGCTATCGCCCAATCCCCCACAGGGCTGAGAATTCCAAGAACCGGCACAGACGGGCTGGAGAAGACGCTGGAGCCGCTCTTGCAGGGTGTGGGGCATACGGAAGCCGTCGCCCAGGTTGATGCACGCGGCAACCGGGTTCCGGGCAGCCCGATCACCATCAAAGCGCCGGGCAACCCCTATTACCCGCTGTCTCTATATACCACCATTAATTTGAAGCTTCAGGAGAGCCTTGAGCAGTTGGCGGCGGAAGCGGGGGTGAAGGAAGGGGCGATTGTGGTTATGGACAGCCGGAGCGGTGATATTGCAGCGATGGTCTCTTTGCCGTTCTACAATCCGGAGCAGGTCTCACCGCAAGGGGGAGAATGGAATAACCGTGCACTGCAAGCGGCAGCTCCAGGCTCTATCTTCAAAATTGTTACAGCTGCTGCCGCACTTGAAGCCGGGCTGACCGCACCGGAGGAGCCCTTCTTTTGTGCAGGAGCGTATGGGAAATACGGATTGTCCTGTCCGCACGGCAAAGAACACGGCGCCCTTTCGCTGAAGCAAGGGTTCGCCGTGTCCTGTAATACTGTATTTGCTACGCTGGCCGAGCGGCTGAGCGGTGTGAAGCTCCAGGCTACCGCGCTTGCCCTGGGACTGGGCCGCAGTATCGGGTGGCAGGCGGAGAATACGCTCGGCCTGCCACTTCTCCGGCCGCTGGCCGGGGAGCAGCCGGGAACCATCTTCAGCACGCTCCTGCCGGATGACGGCGGGGCGAGAGTCCAGACGGCAATCGGCCAGCGCGATGTGCGGATCACTCCGCTGCAGGCGGCGAATCTGGTCGTCACGCTGCTGCATGGCGGCGAGGTGAGAGCGCCGCGTATTCTGGAGCGGGTTGCTTTTGCCAATGGGCAGACGCTTAAGGAGCTTCCGGGACATCTGGCGCCAGCGCCGGAGGGCCGGATCTCTCCGGCTACTGCCCGGGTGCTGCTGGGCATGCTGCGCAGCGTAGTCACAGAGGGCACAGGCCGTATGTTGAATTCTTCTGCTTGGCCGCTCGCCGGCAAATCAGGCACGGCCCAGACGCTGGTTCACGGCACGCCGCGCAATAACCAATGGTTCATCGGCTATGGTCCGGTGGACCAGCCGAAATATGCGGTGTCTGTAGCAATAGAGAATGTGGCTCCAGACAGTCCGCAGGCCGCCACCCGCCTGTTCGGTCAGGTGTTCGAGCTGTTGTCGGGTCTGGAAGGCGGATCAACCGGAGCCTGA
- a CDS encoding methyl-accepting chemotaxis protein: MSKSTVRSTSILTRLHPFKSLGMRLFLVFFIATMGIVLSLGYISYAVARHTIENNALSANQQTVEQTAEKLDVILLRYEDNLGQLFYNDDIQQAVAMEGASSADSAKRIELSKTINVELNQWLTAVPGVQAVYLVPLNEVLPAAGAGEVDKDFLAAIRDAAWYKQLQEKPQSQWITEALKQGEAAGVVRFAKSVEPEAGHSGYLAVCDIKTTELDSQLRMVDLGPGSYIQLLTSTDELIASSQQEETDTYLRLGGTLFKGLSDTSGSLPTKDEKGKSILAVYGTLHTSGWRMLGVVPSGNLTKDAGRILNTTYIAVAAAAAVAVLVGLWMVRMVSRPLSRLRDLMVKGADGDLRVRTDVLTRDEIGQLSGSFNLMMEQITELVVHTNETALEVTEAAEALGNASRDTAVAAKDIAAATEEIAGGAGSLSLEADRGNEMTAQISEKMEAVIAVAHEIGGTAHSVEQASAEGVVKLQELLGRTQETGDRTGKLVLKVNELKDTASSVIQVLEVMQSITQQTNILSLNATIEAARAGEAGKGFTVVAGEIRQLAEQSKRSIAVVGEITDRIMRDMHETVDALSEVAPLFGEQMDYVQNTSEIFISVQGQMHQLITRLDSVSSSIDGLNHSQQVLSETIGNVSSFAEESSAASEEVASLTGEQENVSEYLVTLSGKLENASSRLRERLSKFNV, translated from the coding sequence TTGAGCAAGTCAACAGTTCGCAGTACATCTATTCTTACTCGGCTGCATCCCTTCAAGTCGCTGGGGATGCGGCTCTTTCTGGTGTTTTTCATCGCGACCATGGGAATTGTACTGTCTCTGGGTTATATTTCTTACGCTGTGGCCAGACATACGATTGAAAATAATGCATTGTCCGCTAATCAGCAGACCGTGGAGCAGACGGCAGAGAAGCTGGATGTGATCCTGCTGCGCTATGAAGATAATCTGGGCCAGCTGTTCTACAATGATGATATTCAGCAGGCGGTTGCAATGGAAGGTGCATCTTCCGCAGATTCTGCGAAGCGTATAGAGCTGTCCAAGACGATTAACGTGGAGCTCAATCAATGGCTTACGGCTGTACCCGGGGTGCAGGCAGTGTATCTGGTTCCGCTGAATGAAGTGTTGCCCGCAGCCGGAGCTGGTGAAGTGGATAAAGATTTCCTGGCGGCGATCCGTGATGCAGCATGGTACAAGCAGTTGCAGGAGAAGCCGCAGAGCCAGTGGATTACCGAAGCGTTGAAGCAGGGAGAGGCCGCAGGAGTAGTGCGTTTCGCTAAGTCTGTGGAGCCGGAAGCGGGTCACTCCGGTTATCTGGCAGTCTGCGATATTAAGACTACAGAGCTTGACAGCCAGCTGCGGATGGTTGATCTGGGCCCGGGCTCCTATATCCAGCTGCTGACGTCCACCGATGAGCTGATCGCCTCTTCCCAGCAAGAGGAGACGGACACCTATCTGCGCCTGGGCGGCACTCTGTTCAAGGGCTTAAGTGATACCTCCGGCTCTCTGCCCACGAAGGATGAGAAGGGTAAATCCATTCTTGCAGTCTACGGCACGCTGCATACCTCCGGCTGGAGAATGCTCGGTGTGGTGCCTTCCGGTAATCTGACCAAGGATGCGGGACGCATTCTTAACACGACCTACATCGCAGTGGCCGCCGCTGCCGCTGTTGCCGTGCTTGTAGGACTCTGGATGGTACGGATGGTCTCACGTCCGTTGTCACGGCTGCGGGATCTGATGGTCAAGGGGGCAGACGGGGATCTGCGCGTACGCACCGATGTGCTTACCCGTGATGAGATAGGCCAGCTGTCCGGCTCCTTCAACCTGATGATGGAGCAGATTACAGAGCTGGTCGTCCACACCAATGAGACCGCGCTTGAAGTTACGGAAGCAGCGGAAGCGCTTGGCAATGCTTCGCGGGACACGGCGGTGGCAGCGAAGGATATTGCTGCAGCCACGGAAGAGATTGCCGGCGGTGCAGGCAGTCTCTCACTGGAGGCGGACCGGGGGAATGAGATGACGGCTCAAATCTCGGAGAAGATGGAAGCCGTCATTGCAGTGGCCCATGAGATTGGCGGAACTGCCCACAGTGTGGAGCAAGCCAGTGCAGAAGGGGTAGTCAAGCTGCAGGAGCTGCTGGGCAGAACCCAAGAGACTGGCGACAGGACAGGCAAGCTGGTTCTTAAGGTGAATGAGCTTAAGGATACCGCCTCATCGGTCATACAGGTGCTGGAGGTGATGCAGAGCATCACCCAGCAGACCAATATCCTGTCGCTGAATGCTACTATTGAAGCAGCGCGGGCAGGCGAAGCGGGCAAGGGCTTCACGGTTGTCGCCGGTGAAATCCGCCAGCTGGCGGAGCAGTCCAAGCGTTCCATTGCCGTTGTGGGCGAGATTACGGACCGGATCATGCGGGATATGCATGAGACGGTAGACGCCTTGTCCGAGGTGGCGCCGCTGTTCGGAGAGCAGATGGACTATGTTCAGAACACCAGTGAGATCTTCATTAGTGTACAGGGGCAGATGCATCAGCTGATCACCAGGCTGGATTCGGTCTCCTCTTCGATTGACGGCCTGAACCACTCGCAGCAGGTCTTGTCAGAGACTATAGGCAATGTCAGCTCATTCGCGGAAGAATCCTCGGCCGCTTCTGAAGAGGTAGCTTCCCTGACCGGAGAACAGGAGAATGTAAGCGAATATCTGGTTACCCTCTCCGGTAAGCTGGAGAATGCTTCCTCCAGACTCCGGGAACGATTATCGAAGTTCAACGTGTGA
- a CDS encoding acetylxylan esterase: MNQRSLPQLLDYQGSSPKPGDFDAYWERALQELDDQSLAYELVPAEFTSELAECFHLYFTGVGGASVHCKYVRPKKTGAGPGAGVVIFHGYSCDSGDWMEKVAYAAHGISVLAMDCRGQGGLSEDNLTVRGTTVRGHIIRGIDDSNPDKLYYRNVFLDTVQTARILMTMPEVDRERVGAFGCSQGGALTVACAALEPRIRLAIPVYPFLSDYKGAWALNITTSAYEEINYYFRFFDPHHLREEEIFNRLGYIDIQHLAGRIQGRVLWVTGLIDTICPPSTQFAAYNKITAVKDLLVYHEYGHEYLPYLSDRTLQMFMTL, translated from the coding sequence GTGAACCAAAGATCTCTACCGCAGTTGCTGGATTATCAGGGCAGCAGCCCGAAGCCCGGTGACTTTGATGCTTATTGGGAGCGTGCGCTTCAGGAGCTGGATGACCAGTCACTGGCTTATGAACTTGTACCCGCTGAATTTACCAGTGAGCTGGCAGAATGCTTTCATTTGTATTTTACCGGAGTGGGCGGTGCCAGTGTGCACTGCAAATATGTAAGACCGAAGAAGACGGGAGCAGGCCCAGGCGCCGGAGTTGTAATATTCCACGGCTATTCCTGCGACAGCGGGGACTGGATGGAGAAGGTGGCTTACGCTGCACACGGAATCAGCGTGCTGGCCATGGATTGCCGGGGGCAGGGCGGCTTGTCCGAGGATAATCTGACCGTCCGGGGAACGACTGTCCGCGGCCATATCATCCGGGGCATCGATGATTCCAATCCCGACAAGCTTTATTACCGCAACGTGTTCCTGGATACGGTCCAGACGGCGCGGATTCTGATGACTATGCCGGAGGTGGACCGGGAGCGGGTGGGCGCGTTCGGCTGTTCCCAAGGCGGTGCGCTTACGGTTGCCTGCGCTGCCCTGGAGCCAAGGATCAGGCTTGCCATTCCGGTCTATCCGTTCCTCTCAGATTACAAAGGAGCCTGGGCGCTGAATATTACAACCTCTGCTTATGAGGAGATTAACTATTATTTCCGCTTCTTTGATCCGCATCATCTGCGGGAGGAAGAGATTTTTAACCGGCTAGGTTATATTGACATCCAGCATTTAGCTGGACGTATACAGGGCAGGGTATTATGGGTAACCGGTCTTATCGATACGATCTGTCCGCCATCGACACAATTCGCCGCATACAACAAAATCACAGCCGTAAAAGATCTGTTGGTATATCATGAGTATGGTCATGAATATCTTCCCTATCTTTCTGATCGGACGCTTCAGATGTTCATGACCTTGTAA
- a CDS encoding glycoside hydrolase family 130 protein → MREVKLTGSQSLPNMPWQGRPAGNDNPVWRHSDNPVIKRNPAKGVARIFNSAVIAYEGSFLGVFRVEDHTTRPHLRMGRSADGLDWVIDEQPIQFKDEAGHPYMPRYAYDPRLVKVEDTYYIIWCTDFYGAAIGVAKTQDFKSFISLENPFLPFNRNGVLFPKKIGGNFVMLSRPSDSGHTPFGDVFLSESPDFVYWGKHRHVMTKGGQGWWQSTKIGGGPAPIETSEGWLMFYHGVTGTCNGLVYSMGAVILDADEPSRVKYRSRNFVLTPEEWYEERGFVNNVLFPCAALCDADTGRIAVYYGAADTYVGVAYTTVQDIVNYVIETHEEIGDDAGPGRI, encoded by the coding sequence ATGAGAGAAGTTAAACTGACTGGCAGCCAGAGTCTGCCGAATATGCCTTGGCAGGGCAGACCTGCCGGGAATGACAATCCGGTCTGGAGACATAGCGATAACCCGGTAATCAAGCGCAATCCGGCCAAAGGGGTCGCCCGTATCTTCAACAGCGCGGTGATCGCTTACGAGGGCAGCTTCCTGGGCGTCTTCCGCGTGGAAGATCACACGACCCGCCCCCATCTGCGGATGGGCCGCAGCGCAGACGGGCTGGATTGGGTCATTGATGAGCAGCCGATCCAGTTCAAGGACGAGGCAGGCCATCCGTATATGCCACGTTATGCGTATGATCCCCGTCTGGTGAAGGTGGAGGATACCTATTACATCATCTGGTGCACGGATTTCTACGGGGCGGCAATCGGCGTTGCCAAGACCCAGGATTTCAAGAGCTTCATCAGTCTGGAGAATCCATTCCTGCCGTTCAACCGCAACGGCGTGCTGTTCCCGAAGAAAATCGGCGGCAATTTCGTTATGCTCTCCCGTCCGAGCGACAGCGGGCATACGCCGTTCGGCGATGTTTTCCTCAGTGAGAGCCCTGACTTCGTGTACTGGGGCAAGCACCGCCATGTCATGACCAAGGGCGGACAAGGCTGGTGGCAGAGCACCAAGATCGGCGGCGGGCCTGCGCCCATTGAGACCTCGGAAGGCTGGCTGATGTTCTACCATGGGGTAACAGGGACCTGCAACGGCCTTGTCTACAGCATGGGCGCTGTGATTCTGGATGCGGATGAGCCTTCCAGAGTGAAATACCGCTCCCGCAACTTCGTGCTGACACCGGAAGAATGGTATGAAGAAAGAGGCTTTGTCAACAACGTGCTATTCCCTTGTGCTGCGCTGTGCGACGCGGATACCGGCCGGATTGCCGTCTATTACGGCGCTGCTGACACCTATGTCGGTGTTGCATACACTACAGTCCAGGACATCGTTAACTACGTCATCGAGACGCATGAAGAGATTGGCGATGATGCGGGTCCCGGCAGAATCTAG
- a CDS encoding carbohydrate ABC transporter permease, whose protein sequence is MHTFKYHLAAVFKYISLVLGALMALLPIVVVFFASLKTNAEYASTGPLTLPENWLNFANYSKAFVDGNMLLGFMNTIIIVLISIAGATLTGSMMAYILARFKFRGSKALMGAFLLATLIPGVTTQVATFQIINALDLFNTRWAPILMYLGTDIIAVYIFMQFLDSISESLDESAMLDGASYWTIYWRIILPLLSPAIVTVIIVKGVNIYNDFYTPFLYMPKSSLQVVSTALFKFKGPYGSQWEVICAAIMIAIIPTLIAFVALQKYIYNGFAQGSVK, encoded by the coding sequence ATGCATACCTTCAAATACCACCTGGCCGCTGTGTTCAAATATATCTCCCTGGTGCTGGGCGCGCTTATGGCATTGCTACCGATTGTGGTAGTCTTCTTCGCTTCCCTGAAAACTAATGCCGAGTATGCCTCAACCGGTCCGCTCACCCTGCCGGAGAACTGGCTGAATTTCGCCAACTATTCTAAGGCCTTCGTAGACGGTAATATGCTGCTCGGCTTCATGAACACGATCATTATCGTCCTTATCTCTATTGCAGGCGCTACGCTTACCGGCTCGATGATGGCGTATATTCTGGCCCGCTTCAAATTCAGAGGCAGCAAGGCGCTGATGGGAGCTTTTCTGCTGGCTACGCTGATTCCCGGAGTAACGACGCAAGTGGCAACTTTTCAGATCATCAATGCCCTGGACTTGTTCAACACCCGCTGGGCACCGATTCTGATGTATCTGGGGACCGATATTATCGCTGTCTATATCTTCATGCAGTTCCTGGACTCGATCTCTGAATCGCTTGATGAATCGGCAATGCTGGATGGGGCCTCATACTGGACGATCTACTGGAGAATTATTCTTCCGCTGCTGAGTCCGGCCATTGTGACGGTGATCATCGTGAAGGGCGTCAATATCTACAATGACTTCTACACCCCGTTCCTGTATATGCCCAAAAGCAGCCTGCAGGTCGTGTCCACCGCACTGTTCAAATTCAAAGGACCTTATGGCTCCCAGTGGGAGGTCATCTGTGCCGCGATTATGATCGCTATCATTCCGACGCTGATCGCGTTTGTAGCACTGCAGAAATACATCTATAACGGCTTCGCCCAAGGGTCGGTCAAATAA
- a CDS encoding carbohydrate ABC transporter permease, translating into MPKLSNMSYKNQRILIIFLFSLVPVVLLLTFSYLPVFKMFQYSFTSWNGLSKNMEYIGFDNYKTIFTKPEYFAVFKVSLYYFFATFVQMGLALYFATILSFNVRMKNWFKGILFFPTLLNGVAIGFIFLFFFKPEGTLNTILDLLGLGALQQKWLLNPQLINISLAFASVWRYMGMNFIIFLGAISSIGSDIYEASEIDGANRWHQFRHIIIPSIKRILQLNLILAVSGAIGVFEIPYVMTGGSNGSGTFVIQTVDVAFKYSKLGLASAMAVVLLGIVVLVTILQRILIKEEK; encoded by the coding sequence GTGCCCAAATTGTCTAACATGAGCTATAAAAATCAACGGATTCTGATCATCTTTTTATTCTCGCTAGTACCCGTAGTGCTGCTGCTGACGTTCTCCTATTTACCTGTGTTCAAAATGTTTCAGTACAGCTTCACCAGCTGGAACGGGCTAAGCAAAAATATGGAGTATATCGGCTTCGACAACTACAAGACGATCTTCACGAAACCGGAGTACTTCGCCGTGTTCAAGGTCAGCTTGTATTACTTTTTCGCCACCTTTGTCCAGATGGGGCTGGCGCTTTATTTTGCCACGATTCTGAGCTTCAATGTCCGGATGAAGAACTGGTTCAAGGGGATTCTGTTCTTCCCGACCTTGCTGAACGGTGTGGCAATCGGGTTCATCTTCCTGTTCTTCTTCAAGCCGGAAGGCACCCTTAATACCATTCTTGATCTGCTGGGACTTGGGGCGCTACAACAAAAATGGCTGCTGAATCCGCAGCTCATTAATATCTCGCTCGCTTTTGCCTCGGTATGGCGTTACATGGGGATGAACTTCATTATCTTCCTTGGCGCAATCTCCTCGATCGGCAGCGATATCTATGAAGCCTCGGAAATAGACGGTGCGAACCGCTGGCACCAGTTCCGGCATATCATCATTCCAAGCATCAAACGCATCCTGCAGCTCAATCTGATCCTCGCGGTCAGCGGGGCGATCGGTGTGTTTGAAATTCCCTACGTCATGACCGGCGGCTCTAACGGCAGCGGTACTTTTGTCATCCAGACCGTTGATGTGGCCTTCAAATACAGCAAGCTGGGGCTGGCTTCGGCAATGGCTGTGGTCCTGCTTGGTATAGTGGTACTGGTCACCATCCTTCAGCGCATTCTGATCAAGGAGGAGAAATAG